In the genome of Hymenobacter cellulosivorans, one region contains:
- the argS gene encoding arginine--tRNA ligase, whose protein sequence is MQQLEQDIRAALSAAIQQVFGVTVAPEQLVIQPTRKEFAGSFTLVTFSLTKVLGKGPEQIGQGLGEWLTANEARISGFNVVKGFLNLEVADQQWLSLFQSLVQQPDGAPVLTGGPQNVVVEYSSPNTNKPLHLGHLRNNFLGYSVAEILKATGATVSKVNLVNDRGIHICKSMLGYQRFGHAETPQSDGIKGDHLVGKYYVLFEKHYREQVQQLVAEGVAEDKAKASAPLMLDARDMLQKWEAGDEEVVSLWRQMNGWVYEGHNATYAAIGVDFDKFYYESGTYLLGKERVQEGLDRGLFYRKEDGSTWVDLAAEGLDQKILLRSDGTSVYLTQDLGTAELKYADFHYDSSIYVIADEQNYHMQVLQATLQKLEKPYAAAIHHLSYGMVDLPTGKMKTREGTVVDADELVREVVEAAKAATLEKGKIEGLTEAEQDQLFNTLGLGALKYYLLKVDPKKRMLFNPEESVSLEGHTGPFIQYSHARIAQLRRKAEQMSISTSADFLSIGDLQKSEREMIEELARYANVVTEAARTFSPAIVAQYAYDLAKAYNRFYAEVQVLQEPDEAKRAFRVALSVQTGRAIKASMKLLGIEVPERM, encoded by the coding sequence GTGCAACAACTCGAACAGGATATCAGAGCGGCGCTGAGCGCGGCCATACAGCAGGTTTTTGGCGTTACCGTTGCCCCCGAGCAGCTCGTGATTCAGCCCACGCGCAAGGAATTCGCGGGCTCCTTCACGCTCGTTACCTTCTCCTTGACCAAAGTCCTGGGCAAAGGCCCTGAGCAAATCGGGCAGGGTCTGGGCGAATGGTTGACTGCCAACGAGGCCCGCATCAGCGGCTTCAACGTGGTGAAGGGCTTTTTGAACCTGGAAGTGGCCGACCAGCAGTGGCTGAGCCTGTTTCAGAGCCTGGTGCAGCAGCCCGACGGCGCCCCGGTGCTCACTGGCGGCCCCCAGAATGTGGTAGTGGAGTATTCCTCGCCGAATACCAACAAGCCTTTGCACCTGGGCCACTTGCGCAATAACTTCCTGGGCTACTCCGTGGCCGAGATTCTGAAAGCCACCGGCGCCACCGTGTCCAAAGTGAACTTGGTCAACGACCGGGGTATTCACATCTGCAAGTCGATGCTGGGCTACCAGCGCTTCGGTCACGCCGAAACGCCCCAGAGCGACGGTATCAAGGGCGACCATCTGGTGGGCAAGTACTACGTGCTATTTGAGAAGCACTACCGCGAGCAGGTGCAGCAGCTCGTAGCGGAAGGCGTGGCCGAAGACAAGGCCAAGGCCTCCGCCCCGCTGATGCTCGACGCGCGCGACATGCTGCAGAAGTGGGAGGCCGGCGACGAGGAAGTGGTGAGCCTGTGGCGGCAGATGAACGGCTGGGTCTACGAAGGCCACAACGCCACCTACGCCGCTATTGGCGTGGACTTCGACAAGTTCTACTACGAGTCGGGCACGTATTTGCTGGGCAAGGAGCGGGTGCAGGAAGGCCTGGACCGGGGCTTGTTTTACCGCAAGGAAGACGGCTCGACCTGGGTGGACCTGGCTGCCGAAGGCCTGGACCAGAAGATTCTGCTCCGCTCGGACGGTACCAGCGTGTACCTGACCCAGGACCTGGGCACGGCCGAGCTGAAGTATGCTGATTTCCACTACGATTCGAGCATCTACGTTATTGCCGACGAGCAGAACTACCACATGCAGGTGCTGCAGGCCACGCTCCAGAAGCTGGAAAAGCCCTACGCCGCCGCCATTCACCACCTGAGCTACGGCATGGTGGATTTGCCCACGGGCAAGATGAAAACCCGGGAAGGCACGGTGGTAGATGCCGACGAACTGGTACGCGAAGTGGTGGAAGCCGCCAAAGCCGCTACCCTGGAAAAAGGCAAAATCGAGGGCCTGACCGAAGCCGAGCAGGACCAGTTGTTCAATACCCTGGGCCTGGGCGCCCTGAAGTATTACCTGCTGAAAGTCGACCCCAAGAAGCGGATGCTGTTCAACCCCGAGGAATCGGTAAGCTTGGAAGGGCACACGGGGCCGTTCATTCAGTACTCCCACGCCCGGATTGCCCAGCTGCGCCGCAAGGCCGAGCAGATGAGTATCAGCACCAGCGCGGACTTCCTGAGCATCGGCGACTTGCAGAAGTCGGAGCGGGAAATGATTGAGGAGCTGGCCCGCTATGCCAACGTGGTAACCGAGGCGGCCCGCACCTTCTCACCCGCCATTGTTGCCCAGTACGCCTACGATCTGGCCAAGGCCTACAACCGCTTCTACGCCGAAGTGCAGGTGCTGCAGGAGCCCGACGAGGCCAAGCGGGCCTTCCGCGTGGCGCTGTCGGTGCAGACGGGCCGCGCCATCAAGGCCAGCATGAAGCTGCTCGGCATCGAGGTGCCGGAGCGTATGTAA
- a CDS encoding arginase yields MRRIKLIEVRSELGAGTRGASLGVDALRIACLNKGSDYFRRFNAVAVPDQNQVLFDKNHFPFAKHIDSVYTVQKAIAGTVEQTLRFGEFPVVLAGDHSNAAATIAGIKAAYPYKTLGVVWIDAHADIHSPYTTPSGNIHGMPLAMALNEDNREHQRNELDPETEFFWRRLQNLGEAGPKLSPEHLVYVVVRDTEHEEDAVIDRLGIKNFKLPEFKAKGPRQVAREIYERLRFCDLVYISFDVDSLDSRFSKGTGTPVVDGLNVEEAVSLCRALLENDRVVCFEMVEINPTLDNENTMAKNAFDILEASTDAILERLRMEDVTSR; encoded by the coding sequence ATGCGTCGCATCAAGCTCATCGAAGTCCGCTCCGAACTCGGGGCCGGTACTCGCGGGGCCAGTCTGGGGGTTGATGCCCTTCGGATTGCCTGCCTGAACAAAGGATCTGACTATTTCCGCCGCTTCAACGCCGTCGCCGTGCCGGATCAGAACCAGGTCTTGTTTGACAAAAACCATTTTCCTTTTGCCAAGCACATCGATTCGGTGTACACCGTGCAAAAGGCCATTGCCGGCACCGTCGAGCAAACGCTCCGGTTCGGCGAATTCCCGGTAGTGCTGGCTGGTGACCACAGCAATGCCGCCGCCACCATTGCCGGCATCAAGGCGGCTTATCCCTACAAGACGCTCGGCGTCGTTTGGATTGATGCCCACGCCGATATCCACTCGCCTTATACCACGCCATCGGGCAATATTCACGGCATGCCGCTGGCTATGGCCCTGAACGAGGACAACCGTGAGCACCAGCGCAACGAGCTGGACCCGGAAACCGAGTTTTTCTGGCGCCGCCTGCAGAATCTGGGTGAGGCCGGCCCCAAGCTCAGCCCCGAGCACCTGGTATATGTCGTCGTGCGCGACACCGAACACGAGGAAGACGCCGTCATCGACCGGCTGGGCATCAAAAACTTCAAGCTGCCCGAGTTTAAGGCCAAGGGACCCCGGCAGGTGGCCCGCGAAATCTACGAGCGGCTGCGCTTCTGCGACCTGGTCTACATCAGCTTCGACGTGGACTCCCTAGACTCGCGCTTTTCGAAAGGCACCGGTACTCCCGTCGTGGATGGCCTCAACGTGGAAGAAGCCGTCAGCCTGTGCCGCGCCCTCTTGGAAAACGACCGGGTGGTGTGCTTCGAAATGGTGGAAATTAACCCGACCCTGGACAACGAGAATACCATGGCTAAGAATGCCTTCGATATTCTGGAAGCTTCCACGGATGCCATTCTGGAGCGCCTGCGCATGGAAGACGTGACTAGCCGGTAG